A portion of the Tachysurus fulvidraco isolate hzauxx_2018 chromosome 8, HZAU_PFXX_2.0, whole genome shotgun sequence genome contains these proteins:
- the LOC113662171 gene encoding bucky ball-like isoform X5, which translates to MDKGIRGKNLHFTPENIHKKSICCITICFCKSITELSKPSQPAAGERSGSHPRPFFYVQPAVQPFYTYQWQMNHPYSQQGFPGSAFHFGRPYMLPYSYMQYPGYVMPQASMHPVDYRRIHERSFPHAPGCDASLRQYQHGQAAPREMTCVGAQTDPSEALNKLIECLDQLRASDSSQTSGSLSPLTKEPKCEEESLIMGDKLISKSNMVDDDDRGTSCGGHATQEEDSSLASGREEEEKKEAGYHDCSESHSDFSQSHSPSGSCQEKNEDEKEQDKELEQTNEELEWNSCIASRPSSQSSPAHNSLTKKIENQNLIQKQHDFSCCILHLPFEKVISSGVYGASITPPSLGSPLNYTYHPPQLAHERVSVLSPSLDELSSHDELLSTDLDDIDLFPTRIYSRGKLAEVASRRCHSSDLCLLYPKRLTCAMCGSHTFKELSRTKICRYEDMEDSDEVKVKHRLRNTVGKGHTTRKTHSQIRHKLQTEHHREKAESQHESSRSEHLCCETSLCSTEKSPRAASARPERRCKVISDQLLRDGVRAKACRAQPLPQRPRCQSSRNEEDDNDEHEDEEQEVLLYPRTKGRNH; encoded by the exons atGGATAAGGGTATCAGGGGAAAAAACCTACATTTTACTCCagaaaacatacataaaaagaGTATATGCTGCATAACCATATGCTTTTGTAAAAGCATCACAG AACTAAGCAAACCCTCACAGCCTGCAGCAGGTGAACGTTCTGGCAGTCATCCCAGGCCATTCTTCTATGTTCAGCCAGCGGTGCAGCCATTTTATACATATCAATGGCAGATGAATCACCCTTACAGCCAGCAAGGCTTCCCTGGATCTG CCTTCCATTTTGGTCGCCCCTACATGCTCCCTTATTCCTACATGCAGTATCCAGGTTATGTTATGCCTCAGGCTTCCATGCACCCTGTGGATTACAGAAGGATACACGAGCGAAGCTTCCCGCATGCCCCCGGATGTGATGCTTCTCTTCGACAGTACCAACATGGCCAAGCTGCCCCGAGAGAGATGACGTGTGTAGGAGCACAAACGGACCCAAGCGAGGCCTTAAATAAACTCATAGAATGTCTGGATCAACTCCGTGCTAGCGACAGTTCCCAAACATCTGGAAGTCTGTCACCTTTAACCAAGGAACCAaagtgtgaggaagaaagttTAATCATGGGAGATAAGCTGATTAGCAAATCCAACAtggtggatgatgatgatagagGAACAAGTTGTGGTGGACATGCCACTCAAGAGGAGGACTCCTCTCTGGCTTCAGGAagggaagaggaagaaaagaaggaggCAGGGTATCATGACTGCTCAGAGAGTCACTCAGACTTTTCTCAGAGTCACTCACCGAGTGGTAGCTGTCAAGAGAAAAATGAGGATGAGAAGGAACAAGATAAAGAGCTGGAACAAACCAATGAGGAGCTGGAGTGGAATAGTTGTATTGCAAGTCGACCTTCATCCCAGTCCTCTCCTGCACACAATTCTTTAACCAAAAAGATTGAAAATCAAAATCTAATCCAGAAACAGCATGACTTTTCATGCTGTATCCTCCATTTGCCGTTTGAGAAGGTGATTTCTTCTGGTGTTTATGGAGCCAGCATTACTCCTCCATCACTTGGCTCACCGTTAAATTACACTTATCATCCTCCTCAGCTTGCTCACGAACGTGTCAGTGTCTTGAGTCCATCGCTGGACGAGCTCTCATCTCACGATGAGCTGCTGTCCACTGATTTAGACGACATTGACCTGTTTCCAACTCGAATCTACAGCAGAGGGAAACTTGCTGAAGTCGCGTCTAGAAGATGCCACAGTTCTGACCTGTGCTTGCTCTATCCCAAGAGATTGACGTGCGCCATGTGCGGCTCGCACACCTTCAAGGAGTTGAGCAGGACCAAAATATGCCGGTATGAAGACATGGAAGATTCAGACGAGGTCAAGGTCAAACATCGTCTCCGAAACACAGTGGGGAAAGGTCACACGACCAGAAAAACACACTCCCAGATAAGACACAAACTCCAAACGGAGCATCACAGAGAGAAGGCAGAAAGTCAGCACGAATCATCTCGTTCTGAGCATTTATGCTGTGAGACATCCCTGTGCTCAACAGAGAAGAGCCCCCGAGCAGCTAGCGCTCGCCCAG AACGCCGGTGCAAAGTGATCTCGGATCAGCTGCTCAGGGACGGCGTAAGAGCAAAAGCATGCAGAGCTCAGCCCTTACCACAACGACCAC GGTGTCAAAGCTCCAGAAATGAGGAAGATGATAATGATGAGCATGAGGATGAAGAGCAGGAAGTGCTTCTGTACCCCAGGACAAAAGGCAG GAACCACTAA
- the LOC113662171 gene encoding bucky ball-like isoform X2 has product MDKGIRGKNLHFTPENIHKKSICCITICFCKSITELSKPSQPAAGERSGSHPRPFFYVQPAVQPFYTYQWQMNHPYSQQGFPGSAFHFGRPYMLPYSYMQYPGYVMPQASMHPVDYRRIHERSFPHAPGCDASLRQYQHGQAAPREMTCVGAQTDPSEALNKLIECLDQLRASDSSQTSGSLSPLTKEPKCEEESLIMGDKLISKSNMVDDDDRGTSCGGHATQEEDSSLASGREEEEKKEAGYHDCSESHSDFSQSHSPSGSCQEKNEDEKEQDKELEQTNEELEWNSCIASRPSSQSSPAHNSLTKKIENQNLIQKQHDFSCCILHLPFEKVISSGVYGASITPPSLGSPLNYTYHPPQLAHERVSVLSPSLDELSSHDELLSTDLDDIDLFPTRIYSRGKLAEVASRRCHSSDLCLLYPKRLTCAMCGSHTFKELSRTKICRYEDMEDSDEVKVKHRLRNTVGKGHTTRKTHSQIRHKLQTEHHREKAESQHESSRSEHLCCETSLCSTEKSPRAASARPERRCKVISDQLLRDGVRAKACRAQPLPQRPQKIGHRKSRCKPPGCQSSRNEEDDNDEHEDEEQEVLLYPRTKGRNH; this is encoded by the exons atGGATAAGGGTATCAGGGGAAAAAACCTACATTTTACTCCagaaaacatacataaaaagaGTATATGCTGCATAACCATATGCTTTTGTAAAAGCATCACAG AACTAAGCAAACCCTCACAGCCTGCAGCAGGTGAACGTTCTGGCAGTCATCCCAGGCCATTCTTCTATGTTCAGCCAGCGGTGCAGCCATTTTATACATATCAATGGCAGATGAATCACCCTTACAGCCAGCAAGGCTTCCCTGGATCTG CCTTCCATTTTGGTCGCCCCTACATGCTCCCTTATTCCTACATGCAGTATCCAGGTTATGTTATGCCTCAGGCTTCCATGCACCCTGTGGATTACAGAAGGATACACGAGCGAAGCTTCCCGCATGCCCCCGGATGTGATGCTTCTCTTCGACAGTACCAACATGGCCAAGCTGCCCCGAGAGAGATGACGTGTGTAGGAGCACAAACGGACCCAAGCGAGGCCTTAAATAAACTCATAGAATGTCTGGATCAACTCCGTGCTAGCGACAGTTCCCAAACATCTGGAAGTCTGTCACCTTTAACCAAGGAACCAaagtgtgaggaagaaagttTAATCATGGGAGATAAGCTGATTAGCAAATCCAACAtggtggatgatgatgatagagGAACAAGTTGTGGTGGACATGCCACTCAAGAGGAGGACTCCTCTCTGGCTTCAGGAagggaagaggaagaaaagaaggaggCAGGGTATCATGACTGCTCAGAGAGTCACTCAGACTTTTCTCAGAGTCACTCACCGAGTGGTAGCTGTCAAGAGAAAAATGAGGATGAGAAGGAACAAGATAAAGAGCTGGAACAAACCAATGAGGAGCTGGAGTGGAATAGTTGTATTGCAAGTCGACCTTCATCCCAGTCCTCTCCTGCACACAATTCTTTAACCAAAAAGATTGAAAATCAAAATCTAATCCAGAAACAGCATGACTTTTCATGCTGTATCCTCCATTTGCCGTTTGAGAAGGTGATTTCTTCTGGTGTTTATGGAGCCAGCATTACTCCTCCATCACTTGGCTCACCGTTAAATTACACTTATCATCCTCCTCAGCTTGCTCACGAACGTGTCAGTGTCTTGAGTCCATCGCTGGACGAGCTCTCATCTCACGATGAGCTGCTGTCCACTGATTTAGACGACATTGACCTGTTTCCAACTCGAATCTACAGCAGAGGGAAACTTGCTGAAGTCGCGTCTAGAAGATGCCACAGTTCTGACCTGTGCTTGCTCTATCCCAAGAGATTGACGTGCGCCATGTGCGGCTCGCACACCTTCAAGGAGTTGAGCAGGACCAAAATATGCCGGTATGAAGACATGGAAGATTCAGACGAGGTCAAGGTCAAACATCGTCTCCGAAACACAGTGGGGAAAGGTCACACGACCAGAAAAACACACTCCCAGATAAGACACAAACTCCAAACGGAGCATCACAGAGAGAAGGCAGAAAGTCAGCACGAATCATCTCGTTCTGAGCATTTATGCTGTGAGACATCCCTGTGCTCAACAGAGAAGAGCCCCCGAGCAGCTAGCGCTCGCCCAG AACGCCGGTGCAAAGTGATCTCGGATCAGCTGCTCAGGGACGGCGTAAGAGCAAAAGCATGCAGAGCTCAGCCCTTACCACAACGACCAC AAAAAATTGGTCACAGAAAATCTCGCTGTAAACCTCCAGGGTGTCAAAGCTCCAGAAATGAGGAAGATGATAATGATGAGCATGAGGATGAAGAGCAGGAAGTGCTTCTGTACCCCAGGACAAAAGGCAG GAACCACTAA